The following coding sequences are from one Bradyrhizobium sp. 200 window:
- a CDS encoding prephenate/arogenate dehydrogenase family protein — MNAAPIFRRVALIGFGLIGGSIARAARAQGLASEIVTTARSEKTRARVTELSIVDHVLETNAEAVQDADLVILCIPVGACGPVAQEIAPFLKAGAIVSDVGSVKGAIVREMAPHLPQNVHFVPAHPVAGTEHSGPDSGFAELFINRWCILTPPDGADPMAVEALRAFWAGMGAKVEIMTPDHHDLVLAITSHLPHLIAYTIVGTADELAQVTSSEVIKFSAGGFRDFTRIAASDPTMWRDVFLNNKEAVLEMLGTFNEDLSKLTRAIRRGDGEALFEHFTRTRAIRRGIVEIGQDSAAPDFGRPHPPLAKKAE; from the coding sequence ATGAACGCCGCGCCGATCTTCCGACGCGTCGCGCTGATCGGCTTCGGCCTGATCGGCGGCTCGATCGCGCGCGCCGCGCGGGCCCAGGGGCTCGCCAGCGAAATCGTCACCACCGCGCGTTCGGAGAAAACGCGCGCAAGGGTGACCGAACTTTCCATCGTCGACCACGTGCTGGAGACCAACGCGGAAGCGGTGCAAGACGCCGACCTCGTGATCCTCTGCATCCCGGTGGGCGCCTGCGGTCCGGTCGCCCAGGAGATTGCGCCGTTCCTGAAAGCGGGCGCGATCGTCTCCGACGTCGGCTCGGTCAAGGGCGCGATCGTCCGCGAGATGGCGCCGCACCTGCCGCAAAACGTTCATTTCGTTCCGGCCCATCCGGTCGCCGGCACCGAGCATTCCGGCCCCGATTCCGGCTTCGCCGAACTCTTCATCAACCGCTGGTGCATCCTCACGCCGCCCGACGGCGCCGATCCCATGGCGGTCGAAGCATTGCGGGCGTTCTGGGCCGGCATGGGCGCCAAGGTCGAGATCATGACGCCCGATCATCATGATCTGGTGCTGGCGATCACGAGCCATCTGCCGCATCTGATCGCCTACACCATCGTCGGGACGGCAGACGAGCTCGCGCAGGTGACGTCGTCGGAAGTGATAAAGTTCTCCGCCGGCGGCTTTCGCGATTTCACCCGCATCGCAGCGTCCGACCCGACGATGTGGCGCGACGTGTTCCTCAACAACAAGGAAGCCGTGCTGGAAATGCTCGGCACCTTCAACGAGGATCTTTCAAAACTCACCCGCGCGATCCGCCGGGGCGACGGCGAAGCGCTGTTCGAGCACTTCACCCGCACCCGCGCCATCCGCCGCGGCATCGTCGAGATCGGCCAGGATTCGGCCGCACCGGATTTCGGAAGACCGCACCCGCCGCTGGCGAAGAAAGCGGAGTGA
- the hisC gene encoding histidinol-phosphate transaminase, which yields MNRPVPNPGILDIAPYTPGKTPVPEPGRKVFKLSANETPFGPSPKAIEIYKQAAAHLEDYPEGSSRVLREAIGRAYGLDPNRIICGAGSDEILNLLAHTYLSHGDEAISTAHGFLVYPIATMANGAKNVVAPETDFTADVDAILARVTPKTKLVWLANPNNPTGTYVPFDEVKRLRAGLPPQVLLVLDAAYSDYVSRNDYELGLELVATTENTVMTHTFSKIHGLAALRIGWMFGPANIIDAVNRIRGPFNVSTPAMLAAVAAIEDTAHVQMSKAFTETWRNWLTEEIGELGLKVTPSVANFVLIHFPQQKGKTSVDADVFLTKRGLVLRALNNYGLPHALRMTIGTEEANRLVVDGLRDFMAAK from the coding sequence ATGAACCGCCCCGTGCCGAATCCCGGCATTCTCGATATTGCGCCCTACACGCCCGGCAAGACGCCGGTGCCGGAGCCGGGCCGCAAGGTGTTCAAGCTGTCCGCCAACGAGACCCCGTTCGGGCCGTCGCCGAAGGCGATCGAAATCTACAAGCAGGCGGCGGCGCATCTGGAGGACTATCCGGAAGGCAGCTCGCGGGTGCTGCGCGAGGCGATCGGCCGCGCCTACGGGCTCGATCCCAACCGCATCATCTGCGGCGCCGGCTCGGACGAAATCCTCAATCTGCTGGCACACACCTATCTCAGTCACGGCGATGAAGCGATCTCCACCGCGCACGGTTTTCTGGTGTACCCGATCGCCACCATGGCGAACGGCGCCAAGAACGTCGTCGCGCCCGAGACCGACTTCACTGCCGACGTCGACGCGATCCTTGCGCGCGTGACGCCGAAGACCAAACTGGTGTGGCTCGCCAACCCGAACAACCCGACTGGCACCTATGTGCCGTTCGACGAGGTCAAGCGGCTGCGCGCAGGTCTGCCGCCGCAGGTGCTGCTGGTGCTGGATGCCGCCTATTCCGACTACGTGTCGCGCAACGATTACGAACTCGGCCTGGAGCTGGTGGCGACCACCGAAAACACCGTGATGACGCATACGTTCTCCAAGATTCACGGGCTGGCGGCTCTGCGGATCGGCTGGATGTTCGGCCCTGCGAACATCATCGACGCCGTCAACCGGATCCGCGGGCCCTTCAACGTCTCGACGCCGGCGATGCTGGCGGCGGTGGCCGCAATTGAAGACACCGCGCATGTCCAGATGTCGAAGGCGTTCACCGAGACGTGGCGCAACTGGCTGACGGAGGAAATCGGCGAACTTGGGCTGAAGGTGACGCCGAGCGTGGCGAATTTCGTGCTGATCCACTTCCCGCAGCAGAAAGGCAAGACCTCGGTCGATGCCGACGTGTTTCTTACCAAACGCGGCCTGGTGCTGCGGGCGCTGAACAATTACGGCCTGCCGCACGCGCTGCGCATGACCATCGGCACCGAGGAAGCCAACCGCCTCGTCGTCGACGGCCTGCGCGACTTCATGGCCGCCAAATGA
- a CDS encoding chorismate mutase encodes MSKAPSKAPPAPPSLQELRKEIDAIDEQVHRLLMARGDIIDRLIQVKQTQEVGSAFRPAREASMMRELVRRHRGILPLDTIESIWRVIISTFTYVQAPFSAHADVSVGEPAMRDSARFHFGFVVPYVGHFSAQAAVEAVAKSKGDLALVSAISSRTPWWIALEADGAPKIIARWPFLERADHPAALPVFVISRVADDAMVTEVEMWSVRVSGWNADIARALAPLAEIVAVPDTAFDGAALLVSDAGTGFEKIKLALIQAGASVRSSALVGSHATRYTVPSNGTAKV; translated from the coding sequence ATGTCCAAGGCACCGTCCAAGGCACCCCCGGCCCCGCCCTCGCTGCAGGAATTGCGCAAGGAGATCGATGCGATCGACGAGCAGGTCCATCGCCTCCTGATGGCGCGCGGCGACATCATCGACCGCCTGATCCAGGTGAAGCAGACCCAGGAAGTCGGCTCCGCGTTCCGCCCGGCGCGCGAGGCCAGCATGATGCGCGAGCTCGTCCGGCGCCATCGCGGCATCCTGCCGCTCGACACCATCGAGAGCATCTGGCGCGTCATCATCTCGACCTTCACCTATGTCCAGGCGCCGTTCTCGGCGCATGCCGACGTCTCGGTTGGCGAGCCCGCGATGCGGGATTCGGCGCGCTTTCACTTTGGCTTCGTCGTGCCTTATGTCGGCCATTTCAGCGCGCAGGCGGCGGTGGAAGCGGTGGCGAAATCGAAGGGCGATCTGGCGCTGGTCTCGGCGATCTCGAGCCGCACGCCGTGGTGGATCGCGCTGGAAGCGGACGGCGCGCCAAAAATCATCGCCCGGTGGCCGTTCCTCGAACGCGCCGATCATCCGGCCGCACTCCCGGTGTTCGTGATCTCGCGGGTCGCCGACGACGCCATGGTGACGGAAGTCGAGATGTGGAGCGTGCGCGTCTCGGGGTGGAACGCCGATATCGCCCGGGCGCTGGCGCCGCTCGCCGAAATCGTCGCGGTGCCCGATACCGCCTTCGACGGCGCGGCGCTTCTGGTGTCGGATGCCGGCACCGGCTTCGAGAAGATCAAGCTGGCCCTGATCCAGGCCGGCGCCTCGGTGCGCTCTTCGGCCCTCGTCGGCAGCCACGCAACGCGCTATACGGTGCCCTCGAATGGGACGGCAAAGGTCTAG
- a CDS encoding homoserine O-acetyltransferase, whose protein sequence is MTNVHSISSPSIHSEDRAHEADHPTSPVAKFGIDQPLKLDCGIDLAPFQIAYQTYGELNADRSNAILICHALTLDQHVANVHPLTGKAGWWEIMVGPSRPLDTDRYFIICANVIGGCMGSTGPASTNPATGKAWGLDFPVITIPDMVRAQAMLLDRLGIETLLCVIGGSMGGMQVLQWTAAYPERVFSALPVACSTRHSAQNIAFHELGRQAVMADPDWHHGRYFERSTHPHRGLAVARMAGHITYLSDAALHRKFGRRMQDRELPTFSFDADFQVESYLRYQGSSFVERFDANSYLYLTRAMDYFDIAADHNGVLAQAFRGIKTRFCVVSFTSDWLFPTSESRALVHALNASSARVSFAEIETDRGHDAFLLDVPEFFDIARAFLESAGKARGLGSTGG, encoded by the coding sequence ATGACAAACGTGCATTCGATATCCAGTCCGTCGATTCACAGCGAGGATCGCGCCCATGAGGCCGATCATCCGACCTCGCCGGTGGCGAAGTTCGGCATCGATCAGCCGCTGAAGCTCGATTGCGGCATCGATCTCGCGCCGTTCCAGATCGCCTACCAGACCTATGGCGAGCTGAACGCCGATCGCTCCAACGCCATCCTGATCTGCCACGCGCTCACCCTCGATCAGCATGTCGCCAATGTGCATCCCCTGACCGGCAAGGCCGGCTGGTGGGAAATCATGGTCGGTCCCAGCCGTCCGCTCGATACCGACAGATACTTCATCATCTGCGCGAATGTGATCGGCGGCTGCATGGGATCGACCGGTCCGGCCTCGACCAATCCGGCCACCGGCAAAGCCTGGGGGCTGGATTTTCCTGTTATCACCATTCCCGACATGGTCCGCGCGCAGGCCATGCTGCTCGATCGGCTCGGCATCGAAACATTGCTGTGCGTGATCGGCGGTTCGATGGGCGGCATGCAGGTGCTGCAATGGACCGCCGCCTATCCGGAGCGGGTGTTTTCGGCGCTGCCGGTCGCCTGCTCGACGCGCCATTCGGCACAGAACATCGCGTTTCACGAACTCGGCCGGCAGGCCGTGATGGCCGATCCGGACTGGCATCACGGGCGCTATTTCGAACGCAGCACCCATCCGCACCGCGGGCTGGCCGTGGCGCGGATGGCCGGGCACATCACCTATCTCTCCGACGCGGCGCTGCATCGCAAGTTCGGACGGCGGATGCAGGATCGCGAGCTGCCGACCTTCTCGTTCGATGCGGATTTCCAGGTCGAAAGCTATCTGCGCTACCAGGGCTCGTCCTTTGTCGAGCGCTTCGACGCCAACAGCTATCTCTATCTGACGCGGGCGATGGACTATTTCGATATCGCCGCCGACCACAACGGCGTGCTGGCGCAGGCGTTTCGCGGCATCAAGACCCGCTTTTGCGTGGTGTCGTTCACCTCGGACTGGCTGTTCCCGACGTCGGAATCCCGGGCGCTGGTGCATGCGCTGAACGCGTCGAGCGCGCGGGTGTCGTTCGCCGAGATCGAGACCGATCGCGGCCATGACGCTTTCCTGCTCGACGTGCCGGAGTTCTTCGACATTGCCCGCGCCTTCCTGGAATCCGCAGGCAAGGCGCGCGGACTTGGTAGTACAGGTGGCTGA
- the metW gene encoding methionine biosynthesis protein MetW, with amino-acid sequence MALQEQALPLGGVAPDRTGKYRTDHLLVAEMIPAGSKVLDVGCGDGELLQLLESRGIDGRGIELSREGVNRCVAKGLAVVQGDADTDLVNYPDDAFDYVILSQTLQATRQPKPVLENLLRIGRRAIVSFPNFGFWKMRLQLLVGGHMPRTENLPATWYDTPNIHFCTIKDFVQLCDEINVKMERAVALDLYGRPVPLNLPWWVWNMFGEQGVFLLSRGGAGK; translated from the coding sequence ATGGCGCTTCAGGAACAGGCTTTGCCGCTCGGCGGCGTCGCGCCCGATCGCACCGGGAAATACCGCACCGATCACCTGCTCGTCGCCGAAATGATTCCGGCTGGCTCAAAAGTGCTCGACGTCGGCTGCGGCGATGGCGAGCTGTTGCAGCTATTGGAAAGCCGCGGCATCGACGGCCGCGGCATCGAGCTGTCGCGCGAGGGCGTCAACCGCTGCGTTGCAAAGGGGCTGGCGGTGGTGCAGGGCGACGCCGACACCGACCTCGTCAATTACCCCGACGATGCGTTCGACTACGTGATCCTGTCGCAGACGCTGCAGGCGACGCGGCAGCCGAAGCCGGTGCTGGAAAATCTGCTGCGCATCGGCCGCCGCGCCATCGTGTCGTTCCCGAATTTCGGCTTCTGGAAGATGCGGCTGCAGCTCTTGGTCGGCGGGCACATGCCGCGCACGGAAAATCTCCCGGCCACCTGGTACGACACCCCGAACATCCATTTCTGCACCATCAAGGATTTCGTGCAGCTCTGCGACGAGATCAACGTCAAGATGGAGCGCGCCGTCGCCCTCGACCTCTACGGCCGCCCGGTGCCGCTGAACCTGCCCTGGTGGGTCTGGAACATGTTCGGCGAGCAGGGCGTGTTCTTGCTGAGTAGGGGTGGGGCGGGGAAGTGA
- a CDS encoding alpha/beta hydrolase: MPYAVAKDSVRLHYEEAGSGTPIIFLHEFAADHTNWEPQMRYFSRGHRCIAYSARGYTPSDVPPSADVYTYKHFYTDALAVLDHLGIAKAHFIGLSMGSYSSLQVGLNAPERALSMTLAAVGSGSELEKLDAFRAQCRANAEQYEAIGSVEVAKVTREAPSRIPFLLKDPRGHADFYAALARHDAKGSANTMRSFQGERPSIYTMTDAIGRVPTPALILCGDEDDNCVGPSLFLKKHLPAAGLSFFPKSGHVLNLEEPALFNEMVERFIALVEAGRWPVRDPRSLVKVAV; the protein is encoded by the coding sequence ATGCCCTATGCCGTCGCCAAAGATAGCGTTCGCCTTCACTATGAAGAGGCGGGAAGCGGGACGCCGATCATCTTCCTGCACGAGTTCGCGGCCGACCACACCAACTGGGAGCCGCAGATGCGCTACTTCTCGCGCGGCCACCGCTGCATCGCCTATTCGGCGCGCGGCTATACGCCATCCGACGTGCCACCCAGCGCCGACGTTTACACTTACAAGCATTTCTACACCGACGCGCTCGCGGTGCTCGATCATCTCGGCATTGCCAAGGCGCATTTCATCGGCCTGTCGATGGGCTCCTATTCATCGCTGCAGGTTGGCCTCAACGCGCCCGAGCGGGCGCTGTCGATGACGCTGGCCGCCGTCGGCTCCGGCTCGGAGCTTGAAAAGCTCGATGCCTTCCGCGCGCAGTGCCGGGCCAATGCCGAGCAGTACGAGGCGATCGGCTCGGTCGAAGTCGCCAAGGTGACGCGCGAAGCGCCGAGCCGGATTCCGTTCCTGCTGAAGGACCCGCGCGGCCATGCCGATTTCTATGCCGCGCTGGCGCGGCACGACGCCAAGGGTTCGGCCAACACCATGCGCAGCTTTCAGGGCGAGCGTCCCTCGATCTACACCATGACGGACGCGATCGGGCGCGTGCCGACACCGGCGCTGATCCTGTGCGGCGACGAGGACGACAATTGCGTCGGGCCGAGCCTGTTCCTGAAGAAGCATCTGCCGGCGGCGGGGCTTTCGTTCTTTCCGAAGTCGGGCCATGTGCTCAATCTCGAGGAGCCGGCGCTGTTCAACGAGATGGTGGAGCGGTTCATCGCGCTGGTGGAGGCCGGAAGGTGGCCGGTGCGCGATCCGAGGTCGCTGGTGAAGGTGGCGGTTTAG
- a CDS encoding TIGR02594 family protein: protein MRQLFAFRRSLRFIALALCSASIVVFVSPASARPHHGAGRHARAYHAGHHAKHHYAYRHHRHAARMSRGATPMQAGGFAGTSPSFMESNPLMVTPGGLGSPNAVTEARADRGHRARLRQAARASRWERGVAQMQARGLANVNASVATDTSVTTNAGANASVGPNSTMTPAGGAMASSFTSSNVVTEARRYLGGNPTGRGSLWCARFMNMVLQHSGYRGTGSDMANSFAKYGQRVSGPQVGAIAVMSRGRRGGHVGIITGIDAKGNPIMISGNNGNRVREAPVSRGRIYAYVMPTS from the coding sequence ATGCGTCAGTTGTTTGCGTTTCGCCGGTCGCTTCGTTTCATTGCGCTGGCACTGTGCTCGGCGTCCATCGTCGTATTCGTCTCTCCGGCTTCGGCACGGCCTCATCACGGCGCAGGGCGGCACGCTCGCGCTTATCACGCCGGCCATCATGCCAAGCATCATTACGCCTATCGCCACCATCGCCATGCAGCCCGGATGTCGCGCGGGGCTACGCCAATGCAGGCCGGCGGCTTTGCCGGCACCAGCCCGAGCTTTATGGAAAGCAACCCCCTGATGGTTACGCCCGGCGGCCTTGGCTCGCCCAACGCCGTCACGGAGGCGCGCGCCGATCGCGGCCATCGTGCCCGGCTCCGGCAGGCTGCGCGCGCATCGCGCTGGGAGCGCGGCGTCGCGCAAATGCAGGCGCGCGGTCTTGCCAACGTCAACGCAAGCGTCGCAACGGATACAAGCGTCACGACAAATGCAGGCGCAAATGCAAGCGTAGGGCCGAATTCAACCATGACGCCGGCCGGCGGCGCGATGGCGTCCAGCTTTACGTCGTCGAACGTCGTCACTGAGGCGCGCCGCTATCTCGGCGGTAACCCGACAGGGCGCGGCAGCCTGTGGTGCGCGCGCTTCATGAACATGGTTCTGCAGCATTCCGGCTATCGCGGCACCGGCTCCGACATGGCGAACTCGTTCGCCAAATACGGCCAGCGCGTTTCCGGCCCGCAGGTCGGCGCGATCGCCGTGATGTCGCGCGGCCGCCGCGGCGGCCATGTCGGCATCATCACCGGCATCGATGCCAAGGGCAATCCGATCATGATCTCGGGCAACAACGGCAACCGCGTCCGCGAAGCCCCGGTCTCGCGCGGCCGGATCTACGCCTACGTCATGCCGACGAGCTGA
- a CDS encoding sphingomyelin synthase family protein, which yields MEDTIRLYRTLLGNRAYLRSLAEGTAFLAASTIAIFAAVTYATVHASNYVTDFVLSRVGPFNVRFLFIYGTFTAFVITAGLLAWRPNRVPFALKAMALFLLVRAVFVALTHMAPSPIDPQKPAPFFNSIFYGSDLFFSGHTGLPFLAALAFWHIPQWRMFYLALTAFFGAVVLLGHYHYSIDVLAALFITHGVFQISCWLFARDYTLFRSSESGAAPRAKRAGRKALAPAGDGHERAPKPFVLHVVGDEAMPGGQSKADLNHPNG from the coding sequence ATGGAAGATACCATACGGCTCTACCGAACGCTGCTGGGCAATCGCGCGTATCTGCGTTCGCTGGCCGAGGGCACAGCCTTCCTCGCCGCCAGCACCATCGCGATATTCGCCGCAGTCACCTATGCCACGGTCCATGCCAGCAATTACGTCACCGATTTTGTGCTGAGCCGCGTCGGCCCCTTCAACGTGCGCTTTCTCTTCATTTACGGAACGTTCACGGCGTTCGTCATTACGGCAGGCCTGCTGGCCTGGCGGCCAAACCGGGTGCCATTCGCACTCAAGGCGATGGCGCTGTTTCTGCTGGTCCGCGCCGTGTTCGTGGCGCTCACCCACATGGCGCCATCGCCGATCGATCCGCAGAAGCCGGCGCCGTTCTTCAACTCGATCTTTTACGGCAGCGATCTGTTCTTCTCCGGCCACACCGGCCTGCCGTTTCTCGCCGCGCTTGCCTTCTGGCACATCCCGCAATGGCGAATGTTCTATCTCGCGCTGACCGCCTTCTTCGGCGCAGTCGTGCTGCTCGGCCACTATCACTATTCGATCGACGTGCTGGCCGCGCTGTTCATCACCCATGGCGTCTTTCAGATTTCGTGCTGGCTGTTTGCCCGTGACTACACGCTATTTCGCTCTTCCGAGAGCGGAGCGGCGCCACGAGCAAAGCGGGCAGGCCGAAAGGCGTTGGCTCCGGCCGGTGACGGACATGAGCGCGCTCCCAAACCGTTCGTGCTGCACGTCGTCGGAGACGAAGCGATGCCTGGCGGCCAATCCAAAGCCGACTTGAATCATCCGAACGGATAG
- a CDS encoding EAL domain-containing protein, producing the protein MFTIYNCIANEHDLRLVVLAALVCALASFAAINFLNHVRKTTGYMRDVWLCVAAIASGFGIWATHFIAMLAYSPGIPSGYNIILTILSLLAAIMLTGVGLSIASGNRVPAGRWVGGATVGGGIAAMHYTGMAAFEIAGRIQWDPVLVVVSIVLGAAIGATALPAGLRDGSMKWKAIGAVLLTLAICSHHFTAMGAVSIIPDPTVVVSQMALPAGWLALGVALASLTILFLACAGLALDIRERHRAELEVDRMRGLADASAEGLLVCYGDKIVSINSSLTELTGYVPDDVIGKSLAICLPEESVRRRLIANPRERIEAELRDVNGQFISAEFILRSIDFAGQPHHAIAVRDLRDRKKAEEHIHFLAHHDALTGLPNRNSFNARLDQEIEVHQASGRSFAVFCLDLDRFKEVNDLFGHAAGDALLKRVAKCVTSVLDRNQMMARLGGDEFAIIATNLSNPSVAGRIAENVIEALRIENESSTTASFVSTSIGVAIFPNDALDGRGLLTHADTALYRAKTDGRGVYRFFEAAMGIEVRDRRMLEHDLRSAISRREFDLAYQPQVRLDTREIASFEVLLRWRHPQRGQVPPSVFIPVAEESGTIQQIGEWVLRRACEEASGWTNPLGIAVNVSPMQLHNPQFTQLVHEILVQTGLAPGRLELEITETALIRDFNRALATLRQLKALGVRIAMDDFGTGYSSLSNLRAFPFDKIKIDGSFIKAVDANEQAATIVRAVLGIGRGLKLPVLAEGVETLAELGFLDSELCDQIQGYVVGKPADIAGFRYLTHATESVRDLEFPLPHTGAGVALKVIRR; encoded by the coding sequence ATGTTTACCATCTACAATTGCATCGCCAACGAGCATGACCTGCGCCTGGTAGTGCTGGCGGCCCTCGTATGTGCGCTCGCGTCTTTCGCTGCGATCAACTTCCTCAATCACGTCCGAAAGACTACCGGCTATATGCGCGATGTCTGGCTGTGCGTCGCCGCCATCGCAAGCGGATTCGGCATCTGGGCGACGCACTTCATCGCCATGCTTGCGTATTCTCCGGGCATCCCGAGCGGATACAACATCATCCTCACCATACTATCGCTTCTCGCGGCCATCATGCTCACCGGCGTAGGTCTTTCGATCGCGTCCGGAAATCGGGTGCCCGCCGGACGCTGGGTGGGCGGAGCGACCGTCGGCGGCGGCATCGCGGCGATGCACTACACCGGAATGGCAGCCTTCGAGATCGCGGGACGGATTCAGTGGGACCCGGTTCTCGTTGTCGTTTCAATCGTGCTGGGGGCGGCGATCGGAGCAACTGCGCTGCCTGCCGGTTTGCGCGACGGGTCGATGAAATGGAAGGCGATCGGAGCAGTGCTGCTGACGCTGGCAATCTGCAGCCATCATTTCACCGCCATGGGCGCGGTTTCGATCATTCCCGACCCGACAGTCGTGGTGTCGCAAATGGCGCTTCCCGCCGGCTGGCTTGCGCTCGGCGTCGCGCTTGCGTCCCTGACGATCCTGTTCCTTGCCTGCGCAGGTCTTGCGCTCGATATCCGCGAACGCCATCGCGCCGAGCTGGAAGTCGATCGCATGCGCGGCCTTGCCGATGCGTCGGCCGAAGGGTTGCTCGTCTGCTACGGCGACAAGATTGTTTCAATCAATTCGAGCCTCACGGAACTGACGGGCTATGTCCCTGACGATGTGATCGGGAAATCGCTGGCGATTTGCCTGCCCGAGGAGTCTGTCAGGCGCAGGCTGATCGCAAACCCGCGAGAGCGGATCGAGGCCGAGCTGCGCGATGTCAACGGTCAGTTCATTTCTGCCGAATTCATCCTTCGCTCGATCGATTTCGCCGGTCAACCGCATCATGCCATCGCCGTCCGCGACCTGCGTGACCGGAAGAAAGCCGAAGAGCATATTCATTTTCTGGCGCACCATGACGCCTTGACGGGCTTGCCGAACCGAAACAGCTTCAACGCCCGGCTCGACCAGGAAATCGAGGTGCATCAAGCTTCCGGCCGGTCGTTTGCGGTGTTCTGCCTCGACCTTGACCGCTTCAAGGAGGTGAACGATCTGTTCGGGCATGCAGCCGGCGATGCGTTGCTGAAAAGGGTCGCAAAATGCGTGACCTCGGTTCTCGATCGGAACCAGATGATGGCGCGGCTCGGCGGCGATGAATTTGCGATTATCGCGACAAATCTCTCCAACCCGTCTGTGGCGGGCCGCATCGCCGAGAATGTCATCGAAGCGTTGCGCATCGAAAACGAATCATCCACCACGGCCTCGTTTGTTTCGACCAGCATTGGCGTTGCGATTTTCCCGAACGACGCCCTTGACGGACGGGGCCTGCTGACCCACGCGGATACTGCGCTCTATCGCGCCAAGACCGATGGCCGCGGCGTTTATCGGTTCTTTGAAGCCGCGATGGGGATTGAGGTGCGCGATCGTCGCATGCTCGAGCACGATCTGCGCAGCGCGATCTCGCGCCGCGAATTTGATCTGGCGTATCAGCCGCAAGTCCGGCTCGATACGCGCGAGATCGCCAGCTTTGAAGTCTTGCTGCGATGGCGTCACCCGCAGCGCGGTCAGGTGCCGCCTTCCGTGTTTATTCCGGTGGCAGAGGAAAGCGGCACGATCCAGCAGATCGGGGAATGGGTGTTGAGACGGGCATGCGAGGAAGCCAGCGGCTGGACAAATCCGCTCGGCATCGCCGTGAACGTCTCGCCGATGCAACTGCATAATCCGCAGTTTACGCAACTGGTTCATGAAATCCTTGTTCAAACCGGGCTGGCGCCCGGACGGCTCGAACTGGAGATCACCGAAACCGCGCTGATCCGCGATTTCAACCGGGCGCTGGCAACGCTGCGCCAGCTCAAGGCGCTTGGCGTCCGCATCGCGATGGACGATTTCGGCACCGGTTACTCGTCGCTGTCGAACCTGCGGGCATTCCCGTTCGACAAGATCAAGATCGATGGTTCGTTCATCAAGGCGGTCGACGCCAACGAACAGGCCGCGACCATCGTTCGAGCCGTGCTCGGTATTGGGCGTGGGCTCAAGCTGCCGGTATTGGCGGAAGGTGTCGAGACCCTCGCGGAGCTGGGTTTCCTGGATTCCGAGCTGTGCGACCAAATTCAGGGGTACGTGGTCGGAAAACCGGCAGACATAGCCGGTTTCCGTTACCTCACGCATGCCACGGAAAGCGTGCGCGATCTCGAATTTCCGTTACCCCATACCGGTGCGGGCGTTGCGCTTAAAGTCATCCGTCGATGA